Genomic window (Sphaeramia orbicularis chromosome 7, fSphaOr1.1, whole genome shotgun sequence):
CACTACCACACTGTGGGAGTCATAACCAGTTAAGTTTGTGGTTGTTTAACTCTAGACTCATATCAAAGTGTCAACGCGTTATGAGGTCAAACAGACGGGGTTATGGACTCACTAGCAGCTAGCTGATGTTAGCCAGCTAGCTAGCACTAGCCAAAGTTCACCCATCACCTTACTGAGCTCGAAGAGAAAGTGTTgctaaaaatattattaatacatTGTTTAAAGAGTGGTGCCCTTGGGTGAAGTTACAGACATTTTACACATTCATTCAACGGGATCAACAGTTATCAGTCTGTCATCCATGAGTCTGACACTGTTAACTACACCACGTAAAACCTAAAATATCATCATTTTCATTCTTAAATTATATGAAGAGCTGTTAAAATATGTATTATGGCATATCCAGTCTTTTTAAATCCATAAATAACTTGTGAAGTCTACACATCACAGTATCAAATAGTGATATATTTACCTGACGCTTCACCTCTGGTTTTCACTGACTCCGGAAACGGAAACGCCGCAATGAATTATGGTTATTGTAGTTCTTAAGCAGTACCCTGATACAATTACATATAGAGCCATAATAGTCTGTGATGTTTATGTACAGATTTTATTAAGTTGTTTCatatcagaaaaatacaaatagaCAAATATAACTaacaaaatggcaaaaaaaagtatacattCACTTTGTTTGGCAgcagattataaaaaaaaagccTGTAATGCATCCAAATAATTAACACTTACTCTTAGCAGAGTTCAGGATTTCATTattataaatacttcaattttaacatactcttttacaaaaaaaatgtaaaccttTAAAAATGAGGTTTAGATCTGATACTAACAACACTCTATTTAAAAccatacatttacaaagaaaaaaaaggaaaaaaaaaaaaaaaaaaaagaaaagaaagaaattataCCATTGCTCAAAAAAGTGAGCAGAAAATCTTAATCTGAATAAAGTTACATTTAAAAGAAAACTCAGTTTAAGAATAATTAGTCACATTTCACTATCCTGAATTGAAACTCCAGAGACACAAGGCACTTAAAACACAGTTTGAGGTCCAGAGAGACTCAGTAGTAACTCACAGCAGAGCTTTCCATGAGAGGCAACCagactggagaaaaaaaaggtaattcaCCAACTGGGTGCAACCATGTTTAATCCTTTTAATGCAAACTCAAACCCCAAGAAACAGGCCTGGAAGACAGAGAATGAAAGCATatttcagtaaataaataaatgacaggtGATGGTCATAGTGATAGTGATAGTATTAGTCTTGTTATCAGAGAGTAGAGTATGAGAATAGAAAaataagagtgtgaaataagaacagtTAATTACAGCATTGGCAGGAAAGGCTCGCAGAAACACAGCATTGAATCCTTTGTATAGTGCTGTTGGTCCCTCCTCTCTCAACAGCGTTCTCAGGACATCAACCAGACCTCTGTACTTTCCATCTGCAGCTGAACACAGACATACAAAGTTACACAAGAGTgatctttgtctttcggtgtgtTTTATAGCAGGTGTATACCACAAAGGCCACTTTCTCAGGAGCAAGGTCAGGATCCAAAAGTAGGTCGTGAATTGGTTGTAGCGCTTTGACGACTAACATTAATAACTGATTtaaagatatgacaaaattaTTAATCTGATTATATAAAATTGAGAGATTTACTTATATAGATAATAACAAATGGctcacacacaaaactgaaatcatttagaATTAAGTTTTCCACAAATGGCTTTTATGCGAAAATGGTCCATTGTGTAAAGCTTCACTTACTTTGTGTGTATTAATAGTTCTTAAGAATCAATTATTAATTGAGTTTTAATACGGAAATGTGCTCTGAATGCAGATGATAATGGTAAAATATTGTCTACATTTTGTTTAGACAAAGAGTCATGATGACATTGTATACTGTATGTGCTCATgagcattttaaaaataaatttggctgGTTTGCATTCAATAAACTGACTTAACCTTGATGGGAAAATGTGAATCCTAAAATGAGAACTATTGAGAATATCcacattaaaggagtgacattttccttttttaaatggaattatgcatttcaaaacatttccctgtggtctacataaactgtaaatgctatgcttgggtctgaattcttcattaattcgactccacaggtctatcttcaaccctatttctgagtaatgacaccagaaaggtggttttgagcgctggccctttaaatacaaatgagccacttcacaccccaccccctccatgttgttggctgtgctgctctgtcccgttcaaccaacaactgaacattttaggtaattggctcaaagttcggacatattttcagtatggactacaaccgctgctgctgataaacagttatgtcgtactcggcgAAATGTTCaattgaagtcttgaccttatatgtgcaaatgctgtgatgtaactagttatagatgtaacaaattaagcaggaattaaaacaggttgtagaaatccactcgatttttgcctaaatgaatataaagatagttttgcagcacctggagggttcaaattcaaactttatgaactattagggtccaaatacacaaataaatgaaccaaatactAACAAaactgggtttagcaaaatatgacccctttaagatgcTTCTGTTTTCATTACATGTTTCTATTAGAGACACAGgacagatgtttttattttgcttgcaCCTCTGTACTATTTACATTTTGTTCATCTTCTAAAGTGTCAACCCTGacaacctttgacctctgtcccTCTATCCCTCTAACCTGTCTGGAAGTTGGATTTGAGGACATCTGGGGGAAGAGCAATCGTCCAATTCAAGATCCCAGCGATGCCACCGGCGAGAAGAATCTTTGGTGTGCTGAGCTGtgaaacactgacacacaaacataaaatCAAAAGTTAGGTTTACAGGATCTAGACCCTGCATTTTACCCTTATACACTTCTTCACTGCAGCCatactgacctttgaccctcaggtGTCAAGAAGTTTTTGAGGTATTCATAAGTTAAGAAGTACAAACCATTAGAAGGCACATCTatgaaagagaaagacagagggaAGTGGAAATGTCAagataaatgttgttttttcGATTCAATAACTATAAACTACATCATAATGAATGGATGTCAcataaaaaaactaattaaaactaactgaattggagaaaaaaagtcaaaactaaataaaaataaactataatgtaAAATCCCAAACTTATAACCTTGAACATTATCCCAGCTTCTACTCCTACTTTATGGATCTGCTAAAAAATGTCTGAGATTCCTTTTTGGCCCGTGCCCTACTCTTACAACAGACATGACCTTCTGACAGACAGGACAAATAacaaatacatgcagtacacacaaacacaatccaCAGTTAAATTTACCTCTAATGAGTGTAAGCACCGTCCCTTTGTAGACACTACGGATCCCTTGCTCCTTATAAAGCCTGACAGCGCAGTCTAGTGGACCTGCATATTTGGACTGCCCACTGCTGGCCTGGACCTACAACAATTCAATAAATTAATTTATGTTCACCTAAAGAAAATTATAAAGACAAGGCAGACCGACACTCATGTTTACACACATAAGGCTGAAGTCTCCAGAAACAGAAACCACCACCAATAATGGAATTTGACTGAATCTGTGAATCTGTGCATCTGCTGTTGACTGATTAGTTTGGGAAACCTCAGCCAGTCGAATAGTGTGACTAAGTCCATTAttcaaaaaaaaaccaatactTACCTGCAGTAAGCATTTGATCCTTTCTCCTGGAGCCACTATCACTGTAGTGAAAACCCCGGCCAAACAGCCTGACAAGAATATCTGTGTGTGCCTGTATAAGATAGAATAAAGTCAGTATACAGAGTTGTTTCATAGTAACTCTATGTAAAATACAGCTGGATAAATATCACTGACTGTGTAAAGACTATGtcttatactgaaaaatgtacatgtaaaaaattagcatgcttttttttttcttctctgaaatCACTTCAGCTCTCCTTAAAACTAAAAAAAGTTCAATGATTTTCAGGATGAAATCAATGTTACTGTTAATCTCTGACATGTCCAAGACTGATAAAAAACAATGCCACGACCATTCAACATGTATAATATGAAATATATTTTGTGATgtttcaaaaaataaaacaagcggCATTTTTGAGATTTAGGTCATGtattttgtacaaaaaaagaCCTAAATCTCCTTATGATGGCTCTAGTCTATGGTTTATAGAGCATAATAATGAATGTGTAGATACTTAATTTATTTTATGGATATTTTAATGaacaattttaaaaaacagatgtcatctCTTAAATATGCCAAGAGTTTCAATTATTTCGGCCACCACTGTATACAGTTATTGTTTCAGTGCAAAGGGGCATTAAAAGTgttatatttacttatttacgtgttttttttacttattttttgtatGGAAAATGACCTAAATCTCCTTATAATGGCTCTATTCTGTGGTTTATAGAGCATAACAATGACTGTAGATATTTAATTAATTTCATGGGTATTTTAATGGCCAATtattaaaaaaagggaaaaaaacagatgatatctcttaaatatgccaagtgttctaataattttgaccATCACTGTATACAGTTATAGTGTTACTGAGTGTGTCATCCACAGTCTTTCAGTCATCATACAAAAATCTACTGAAACCAGTTTGTTAGTGTTCtcctagtccagtggttcccaaccttttttggccccattttaatatcacaaatttctagcaaccccacacattcaaaacggagacatttttttgctacagtgtatttgtttttgcaaataatgttaattttggacgatatttagtctatataatgtatattattatggacggaggcagagaagccaggtgtagattactgcacaaagtgagaattttatttttcttggtcatatgtacagtcagtccagcttgtatttacaaggctgacaattaatactgaacaaacaataactcaaactatgaattatggaagagctgcagcatctgaaactgaccacaatgaacatttgaaagataaacagtaccacagtgcttcagtttcagcttcagagtttgtcatgtcttttatggattgtctctctcaactcaccatatatttttttattagtaagtttgtttgtttttgtttttttttttttatcaattaatagaaatttcaggcaaccccctttgaattccaggcgaccccacgtgggatcctgaccctatggttgaaaaacactgtcctagtcTTTCCAGAATCTGTAAAGACTTTGAAAGCTGTGTAATGTGTCCTTAGCTTTAGAAGGAAACACGGTGGCCCTGGACACGTGCTGTACTGCTACAATAACACACAAGGAATGAAAGGACGCACAGAGTCAGAATAGCAACAGCAGGCATCAGGGTGCTGTTAAGAGTCAGGGTAATATGAGGAAGGGGGTGTAAAGGGGGTGTGCTGCTTTAAGTGAGCGAATGATTGCAGAGGGAAGAGCGTCACTGTACTGGTTATATATATAGAGCTCATATTCCGGGTATTACAAATGCACACTGTAAAGGAAGCACTtggcacacacataaacatgagaCACTGGCATGTGCATAAGCAGATAACAGAGACAGAGCCATAAAACAAGATACTAACGCGCTGATATCATCATATATCTGCTGTTTACATTGAGTGCGCTGTATGTTAATGTTTTACTAACGTCAGGGGTTTGCTGGGGTCAGTCTGCTGGAGCTGCTTCCCCAGACCGAAGCCGAAGAAACTGATGGCCATCATGGGAGCGACACCTGCCAGGGGGGCACCCATACCTTTGTACAGGCCAAGGACACCCtggacacacacatatgcacacacacaaagtgaaTTAAACTGGAAGTAGTACAGCAAGTCTTCACAAGTAGTTAACTTGTACTGTTTTGAAGTATTTAACATATTACATGATTACAATGAGCAAAACTGTTCTCACTAGTTAAAGTTAATGTTACACCTTCATCATATCTGGAAAAAACCTGGTGATTCTGTGAAAACGGCACTAAACATGCACTTTTATTCATACGTCATACACTGTTtggatttaactctttcatgcacgaatgATCATAAAACTGAATGCGATTATTTCTCCTCAATAACACACAAATGTGTCTGATTGCATTACTGAGTGATACATATATTACAATCGACCAT
Coding sequences:
- the si:dkey-150i13.2 gene encoding mitochondrial carnitine/acylcarnitine carrier protein, translated to MGEEKRITERVSPLKNFVAGGVGGACLLLAGHPLDTIKVRLQTQPKASCAQYVLYTGTYDCFRKTVSKEGVLGLYKGMGAPLAGVAPMMAISFFGFGLGKQLQQTDPSKPLTHTQIFLSGCLAGVFTTVIVAPGERIKCLLQVQASSGQSKYAGPLDCAVRLYKEQGIRSVYKGTVLTLIRDVPSNGLYFLTYEYLKNFLTPEGQSVSQLSTPKILLAGGIAGILNWTIALPPDVLKSNFQTAADGKYRGLVDVLRTLLREEGPTALYKGFNAVFLRAFPANAACFLGFEFALKGLNMVAPSW